Proteins from a genomic interval of Rhodococcoides fascians A25f:
- a CDS encoding universal stress protein → MSAYRTVVVGTDGSESSLRAVEKAAALAGDADATLVIACAYYPADPKDTSAAADALREDAYQITGSAPTREILRTAREHATKAGAKNIEEKAIVGAPVESLLALVDEVKGDLLVVGNRGLNSLTGRLLGSVPSDAARKSTCDVLIVHTVR, encoded by the coding sequence ATGAGCGCCTACCGCACCGTCGTCGTCGGGACCGATGGCTCCGAATCGTCACTGCGGGCAGTGGAGAAGGCCGCGGCTCTGGCGGGAGACGCCGATGCCACCCTGGTGATCGCCTGCGCGTACTACCCGGCCGATCCCAAGGACACGTCCGCTGCCGCCGACGCATTGCGCGAGGACGCCTACCAGATCACCGGATCGGCACCGACGCGTGAAATTCTGCGCACTGCGCGCGAGCATGCCACCAAGGCCGGTGCGAAGAACATCGAGGAGAAGGCGATCGTCGGTGCTCCCGTCGAGTCGCTGCTGGCACTCGTGGACGAGGTGAAGGGCGATCTGCTCGTCGTCGGCAACCGCGGCCTGAACTCGTTGACCGGGCGCCTGTTGGGTTCGGTTCCGTCGGACGCTGCTCGCAAGTCCACCTGCGATGTCCTGATCGTGCATACCGTCCGCTGA
- a CDS encoding HelD family protein, which yields MPDDGHTSSGSDIPIEEDLEQAHLTRLYTQLDALREYAANRLRAVLLETGGTPQARSERESFNQMYTEDIAKYDAAENGLCFGRIDLDPDSLDPKVDDRPERYIGRVGILDDKNDYETLLLDWRAPMARPFYLATPAAPENVLRRRHIRTRGRRVTSIADEFLDLNSARSSSDAAVAGGVASEGALLSALDAARTGQMNDIVETIQSEQDAIIRSQHRSVLVVQGGPGTGKTAVALHRAAYLLYTYRQQLGKSGVLIIGPNATFLDYIGQVLPSLGETGVLLSTIGDLYPGVRAQREDSALATEIKGRLSMVDVLTRAVRDRQEVPAQPRRLKFDTYDITLDRKIVTRARGRARSSRRPHNLARPLFVSSVIDQLANQLAAKLGQNLVDGSSLLSADDIADMRDEMREDQDVMAAVDELWPDLSPQQVLHDLFASPEKIASAAPELDAEERDSLSRRGRGFSAADAPLLDELAELLGVDDAAEREQAQRQWRGQIADAQGALDILTGSAPQDLEDELDPEILMAYDLIDADQLARRQNSGQRLTTAERAAGDRTWTYGHVIVDEAQELSTMAWRMVMRRIPNRWMTLVGDTAQTGDPAGTSSWSSVLEPYVAQRWKRTELTVNYRTPSEIMVVAHDVLAAIDPEQSEPRSIRSTGVTPWALQVLEADLFTAVEKRVAEHPRPGLSAVLVPAGRVSDFRHLASDVVTVSSVKDAKGLEFDSVLIVEPSAIVAESPKGMNDLYVALTRATQRLGVVHVDPLPKELSALQPFEPEA from the coding sequence TTGCCGGACGACGGCCACACATCGAGCGGTTCCGACATACCGATCGAAGAAGACCTCGAGCAAGCGCATCTGACGAGGCTGTACACGCAGCTCGACGCGCTGCGCGAATACGCGGCGAACCGATTGCGGGCCGTGCTGTTGGAGACCGGTGGAACACCACAGGCCCGAAGCGAACGCGAATCGTTCAACCAGATGTACACCGAGGACATCGCCAAGTACGACGCCGCAGAGAACGGACTGTGCTTCGGACGTATCGACCTCGATCCGGATTCTCTCGACCCCAAGGTCGACGATCGTCCCGAACGCTACATCGGCCGCGTCGGAATCCTCGACGACAAGAACGACTACGAAACACTGCTGCTGGACTGGCGAGCACCGATGGCCCGGCCGTTCTATCTGGCGACACCGGCCGCACCGGAAAACGTGTTGCGGCGCAGGCACATTCGTACCCGCGGCCGCCGCGTGACGTCGATCGCCGACGAATTCCTGGATCTGAACTCGGCTCGATCGTCGAGCGATGCTGCCGTCGCAGGCGGCGTCGCAAGCGAAGGTGCGCTGCTCTCGGCTCTGGATGCTGCGCGTACCGGCCAGATGAACGACATCGTCGAAACGATCCAGAGCGAACAGGACGCGATCATCCGGTCGCAGCATCGCAGTGTGCTGGTCGTTCAAGGCGGACCGGGCACCGGCAAGACGGCCGTCGCGTTGCACCGCGCCGCGTATCTGCTCTACACCTACCGCCAGCAGCTGGGTAAGAGCGGCGTGCTCATCATCGGACCCAACGCCACGTTCCTCGACTACATCGGACAGGTGCTGCCCTCGCTCGGCGAAACCGGTGTGCTGTTGTCCACGATCGGCGACCTCTACCCGGGAGTCCGTGCGCAACGAGAGGATTCGGCCCTGGCCACCGAGATCAAGGGCAGACTGTCGATGGTCGACGTGCTGACCCGAGCGGTACGCGACCGGCAGGAAGTTCCCGCGCAACCGAGGCGGCTGAAATTCGACACCTACGACATCACGCTCGACCGCAAGATCGTCACCCGAGCTCGCGGACGCGCTCGCTCGTCGCGGCGACCGCACAACCTCGCTCGGCCACTGTTCGTGTCCTCGGTGATCGATCAACTGGCCAACCAACTGGCAGCGAAGCTGGGCCAGAACCTGGTCGACGGATCCAGCCTGCTCAGCGCCGACGACATCGCGGACATGCGCGACGAGATGCGCGAAGACCAGGACGTCATGGCCGCTGTCGACGAGCTGTGGCCGGATCTGTCTCCCCAACAGGTTCTCCACGACCTGTTTGCTTCGCCCGAGAAGATCGCCTCGGCCGCACCGGAACTGGATGCGGAAGAGCGCGACTCGCTGAGCCGTCGGGGCCGGGGTTTCTCCGCCGCCGACGCTCCCCTGCTCGACGAGCTGGCCGAGTTGCTCGGCGTGGACGATGCGGCCGAACGTGAGCAGGCACAACGTCAGTGGCGCGGCCAGATCGCCGACGCCCAGGGCGCACTGGACATCCTGACCGGTTCGGCACCACAGGACCTCGAGGACGAACTCGATCCGGAGATCCTGATGGCCTACGACTTGATCGACGCCGATCAGCTTGCGCGACGGCAGAATTCGGGTCAACGCCTCACCACCGCCGAACGGGCAGCCGGCGACCGGACCTGGACATACGGGCACGTTATCGTCGACGAGGCTCAGGAACTGTCGACCATGGCGTGGCGAATGGTGATGCGGCGCATACCGAATCGGTGGATGACCCTGGTGGGCGATACTGCGCAGACCGGTGATCCCGCCGGAACGTCCTCCTGGAGTTCAGTACTCGAACCGTATGTGGCACAGCGCTGGAAGCGGACCGAACTGACGGTCAACTACCGGACGCCGTCGGAGATCATGGTGGTGGCGCACGACGTGCTGGCCGCGATCGATCCGGAGCAGTCCGAGCCCCGGTCCATCCGCAGCACCGGCGTGACACCGTGGGCGCTACAAGTGCTGGAGGCGGACCTGTTCACCGCAGTGGAGAAGCGGGTCGCAGAGCACCCACGACCTGGACTGAGCGCAGTGCTCGTTCCAGCCGGACGCGTCTCCGACTTCCGACATCTGGCTTCGGACGTGGTGACCGTGTCGTCGGTCAAGGACGCGAAAGGGCTCGAGTTCGACTCGGTTCTCATCGTCGAGCCGAGTGCCATCGTGGCCGAGTCGCCGAAGGGAATGAACGACCTCTACGTGGCACTCACCCGAGCCACCCAGCGACTCGGCGTGGTGCACGTCGACCCGCTACCGAAGGAACTCTCGGCGCTGCAGCCGTTCGAGCCGGAAGCCTAG
- a CDS encoding alpha/beta fold hydrolase yields MPIPRPPLSRRAMTVGAAVIAVLAVAALAFVLLPQDSSADTSTRDARITLPDSPDSTGTVDIDARLYAPAVTPAPTVLLAHGFGGSKDSVDGEARDLAARGYTVLAYSARGFGDSTGSISINDPDREVADARGLIDWLAEQPEVELDAPGDPHIGVAGGSYGGALALSAGGTDPRIDSIAAAITWNDLGQALFPNYGVTSTEGREALGDTTTPAAAEYGGPGVLKRGWAGVFFGAGASSTPPGDGGDAGAETSGTGEGASACGRFSPEFCDAYAQSAVTGIPSQQLLDLLTAHSPVAVASNITAPTLLVQGTQDTLFGLDQADATARQIAAAGGNVTVRWFDGGHDAGGTDGTSDRAIADFFDTTLRNNDTATGGQPFVYSTQRAADERGGDRNRRMTAPDYPGLAADSDATRTEAVTFTPKAENQSIIRPPGASPSAISSVPGLGSVLSTLGSTGAGAALTADLPGQSATFTSDPVDSSVTITGAPRVNLRVASLASPGQAVLFAKLYDVAPNGTRTLPGGAVSAIRLPDTEGIDPVDVTVALPGISYTVQQGHHLELSISTTDQAYAVPLEPAQFSVAMTDNTIALPTVPAEESANSTVPVGPLIGIGVVLLAVAGAIVAGVVRTRRRAVAEVDESLIDTPLVITDLAKTYSNGFRAVDGVSFEVKQGQVLGLLGPNGAGKTTTLRMLMGLITPTGGDIRVFGHKVTPGAPVLSRLGSFVEGSGFLPHLTGTQNLRLYWEATGRPIEDAHLEEALEIADLGAAIERKVKSYSQGMRQRLAIAQAMLGLPDLMVLDEPTNGLDPPQIRTMRDVLINYAKTGRTVLVSSHLLAEVEQTCTHVVVMNRGSVISSGTVRELTAAGGQTEIRVDDATRARSVLDASGHDGAVIVDDGTVTVDLTDADSAVVIRELVTAGVSVRGFSQSTRLEDVFLDLVHRDTPGFDTSKDRS; encoded by the coding sequence ATGCCGATTCCCCGCCCGCCACTGTCGAGACGGGCCATGACTGTCGGTGCCGCTGTGATTGCAGTTCTAGCGGTAGCCGCTCTCGCATTCGTACTCCTCCCCCAGGATTCGAGCGCCGACACATCCACTCGTGATGCGCGCATCACGCTACCGGACAGCCCCGACTCGACGGGCACCGTCGACATCGACGCGCGGCTCTACGCCCCGGCTGTCACACCCGCGCCGACGGTGCTCCTCGCCCACGGTTTCGGCGGCAGCAAGGACTCGGTCGACGGTGAGGCACGCGACCTAGCGGCTCGCGGGTACACCGTCCTCGCCTACAGCGCACGCGGGTTCGGCGACAGCACGGGTTCGATCTCGATCAACGACCCCGACCGCGAGGTCGCCGACGCTCGCGGACTCATCGACTGGCTCGCCGAACAACCGGAGGTGGAACTCGACGCTCCCGGCGACCCGCACATAGGAGTCGCCGGTGGTTCGTACGGCGGCGCGCTGGCACTGAGTGCAGGCGGCACCGACCCCCGCATCGATTCCATCGCCGCCGCGATCACCTGGAACGACCTGGGTCAGGCCCTGTTCCCTAACTACGGCGTCACCTCGACCGAGGGCCGAGAAGCCCTCGGCGACACGACCACTCCCGCCGCGGCGGAGTACGGCGGACCCGGCGTGCTCAAGCGTGGCTGGGCCGGTGTGTTCTTCGGAGCGGGCGCATCGAGCACGCCGCCCGGCGACGGCGGTGATGCAGGGGCCGAAACATCGGGGACCGGCGAGGGCGCGTCTGCATGCGGCAGGTTCTCACCCGAGTTCTGCGACGCCTACGCCCAATCCGCGGTGACAGGAATCCCCAGCCAACAGCTCCTCGATCTGCTGACCGCACACTCACCCGTCGCGGTGGCGTCGAACATCACCGCACCGACTCTGCTGGTGCAGGGCACCCAGGACACACTGTTCGGCCTGGATCAGGCCGACGCGACGGCGCGTCAGATCGCGGCAGCCGGTGGGAACGTCACCGTGCGATGGTTCGACGGCGGCCACGACGCCGGCGGAACGGACGGCACGAGCGATCGGGCCATCGCCGACTTCTTCGACACGACGTTGCGTAACAACGACACTGCCACCGGTGGCCAGCCGTTCGTCTACTCCACTCAGCGGGCAGCCGACGAGCGCGGCGGCGACCGCAACCGCCGGATGACCGCTCCCGACTACCCGGGACTGGCGGCCGACTCCGACGCCACCCGGACCGAAGCCGTCACGTTCACTCCCAAGGCGGAGAACCAGTCGATCATCCGTCCGCCCGGAGCGTCGCCGTCGGCGATCTCGTCGGTACCCGGTTTGGGCTCGGTGCTCTCGACTCTCGGATCGACCGGGGCCGGAGCAGCCCTGACCGCGGACCTGCCGGGCCAGTCGGCAACGTTCACCAGCGATCCCGTCGATTCGTCCGTGACGATCACCGGTGCACCTCGAGTGAACCTACGGGTGGCGTCACTGGCCTCACCGGGTCAAGCCGTTCTGTTCGCGAAGCTCTACGACGTTGCACCGAACGGCACGAGAACACTTCCCGGCGGTGCGGTCTCGGCGATCCGCCTCCCCGACACCGAGGGCATCGATCCCGTCGATGTCACCGTTGCGCTGCCTGGCATCAGCTACACCGTCCAGCAGGGTCATCACCTCGAACTGAGCATTTCCACCACGGATCAGGCCTACGCCGTTCCGCTCGAACCGGCCCAGTTCAGCGTGGCCATGACCGACAACACCATTGCGTTGCCCACCGTCCCCGCAGAGGAGAGCGCCAACAGCACCGTTCCGGTGGGACCGCTGATCGGCATCGGGGTCGTCCTGCTCGCGGTCGCTGGTGCGATCGTGGCCGGAGTCGTGCGGACCAGACGCCGCGCGGTCGCCGAAGTGGACGAGAGTCTGATCGACACTCCGCTGGTGATCACCGATCTGGCCAAGACGTACTCCAACGGCTTCCGCGCGGTCGACGGCGTGAGCTTCGAGGTCAAGCAGGGCCAGGTTCTGGGTCTCCTCGGGCCAAACGGTGCCGGAAAGACCACCACCCTGCGGATGCTGATGGGCCTGATCACTCCCACCGGCGGTGACATCCGCGTCTTCGGCCACAAGGTGACGCCGGGCGCGCCGGTGCTGTCCAGACTCGGCTCGTTCGTCGAGGGATCAGGATTCCTTCCCCACCTGACCGGAACTCAGAACCTACGGTTGTACTGGGAGGCAACCGGGCGGCCGATCGAGGACGCCCACCTGGAAGAGGCACTGGAGATCGCCGACCTCGGCGCCGCAATCGAACGCAAGGTCAAGTCGTACAGCCAAGGCATGCGGCAGCGGCTGGCCATCGCCCAGGCCATGCTGGGGCTGCCGGATCTGATGGTCCTGGACGAACCGACCAACGGACTCGACCCACCGCAGATCAGGACGATGCGCGACGTGCTGATCAACTACGCGAAGACCGGGAGAACGGTGTTGGTGTCGAGCCATCTACTCGCCGAGGTCGAACAGACCTGCACACATGTGGTCGTCATGAACCGCGGATCGGTGATCAGTTCCGGCACGGTCCGCGAACTGACCGCAGCGGGCGGGCAAACGGAGATCAGGGTCGACGACGCCACCCGCGCGCGGTCGGTGCTCGACGCCTCCGGCCACGACGGCGCGGTGATCGTCGACGACGGAACGGTCACCGTCGACCTGACCGACGCCGACTCCGCCGTAGTCATCAGAGAACTCGTCACCGCGGGCGTCTCGGTGCGCGGCTTCTCCCAATCGACCCGCCTCGAGGATGTGTTCCTCGACCTGGTCCACCGAGACACCCCCGGGTTCGACACCAGCAAGGATCGCTCATGA